Sequence from the Sulfuracidifex tepidarius genome:
AAAGTAGAGCGCGTAGTAGAAGGGCTGAAGAAGTGCGGTCTCGCACCTGAAATAAACATGGACAGCGTCACTCCAAAGGGATACTCAGTAGTACAGAGCGTCAAGACTTTCTTCGGCAAGAACTACAGGAGGCAAGTCGCATACATATTCTGGATAGGCGCAGGGTATGCCCTCATAATCAACTTGGTATCTGTATACTCCAGCAAGTTCCTCCAAGACTTGGGAGCTTCATCCACCGAATCATTGATAGGGACCCTTACCATAGACATCCTAGGGACTTTCGGAGTGATCCTCACAGTGTTCGCTGCGGACAAGATAGGGAGGAGGATGCTAGGGACACTTGGCTTCGGGTTGACCGCGATACCCGCAGGAGTATTGCTAGTGGCCTACGTGAACCACTTCCTCAGCATACCGCTGGTGATAGGGATGTTCTCGTTGTTCTTCTTCATTAACGTGGGACTAGTAGGGACATTGCAGTACGTGCCTGCAGCGGAGGTGTTCCCGACTTCGCTCAGGGGACTATCTGTAGGATGGGAGAAGCTCTTCGAGTTCGGGCTAGCGCTACCAGCATTATCGCTCTACGCTGTACTGGGGACTGAGGACACCCTACTGTACGAGACCGTCATGGCAGTAATAGCTGGAGTCATTTACTATCTGTTGTCGCTAGAGACCAAACAGATGACCCTAGAGGAGATACAGGATAGGTACGTGGGAGGAGGGATATCCTATGCTAACAACCCGAACGCTCCCAAACCAGAGAACTTCAACAGGAATCTAGGAAGGTTCAACGACTCAGACAATTCCGAGAACAATTCCGAGAATAAGCCGTAAAGTAAAGAGATAGTAAAGAGAACGAAACTTTTTCTTTTTCAAAAGATTTATTAATACTATTTTTTATTTTATTTCCTTTAAGGATCGCTGAGATTTTTGGTATTGACTACAGTCTTAGTCCTCGTTTATTATCCTGTCTGAATTAGCGTTGTGGGTTATACTCCAAAATGTTATCAGCCTCCACGTGAAGCTTTATTTTAAATTAACGTTTAATTAGATCTCAACGTTACAATCGGCTTAACGTCTGAAGGTACACAGACCAGCCCGGTCGTAATACGGGGCGAAACCAGGGAAGTAAGGTATCAAGCGAATTATTAGATCCTCCCTCCATCTCTTCAAAGAGTGTCTTTTTCCTTACTTCCTTCGTCGTTGTCCCGGCGTTGATCAAGCGACCCAAGTGTGCCACTCCAATGGGGAACTGTTTCTCTCCTCTTTCTCGTCTCGAACCCTTGAACACCTTTCATGCTTATCAGATAATTCCTTTTTTGTTTTTATCAGTAGCTATTTCTTTCTATAACAACGGAATACTTTACATTTTATAACTATCTTCTTTAGTTATTCTAAAGGTTAAAAAACGGTAATGACTTTCTCGTTTTTATAACCCCTTTTTTCACAAGTATGAACAGAAAGTAGGAGATAACTTTAAATTAGATGTTTCTATAGGGTCGAAAAAGGAACTATATCTTTCGAGTATCACGACTCCTATTTTCCTCAAATGTTACTACATTTCTAACTTTTTATTTAAACATTCTCACGATAACGTGCTGTTTCTAATTATTTTTTATAATTTATGGTTAGTTCCTAATCAGGTTTCTAATATTTCTAGGAAAAGCTTTTAAAGTATTTTATGAGCTTGAGGAAGCCCCCGGACTGAGACCTTTCGCTGACAGGGAGTTCAGTTCTCAGGTTTCACGCGATGTCTAACTATCGAAATTATTTTTATTTTAATAAAATTAATAAATTGACTAATGCAAGACAACGTTAAATTAAAGTTTTAGATATCTAAATAACCATGAGGGTCACCACAGAGTGGTTTCCAATAGTATTAGGAACGATGGTCCTGTCGCTTACCTCTTGGATAGACTATACGGTGTTTAACGTCAGCGTAGCTTACGACATAGGGAAGGGGATATACTTCGTGGCGTTAGCGCTCCTCTTCGTGTTATTGTTACTTTGGCTATCAGGCTACTCTGACCCGAAGAACTTGAAGGAGGACCTGTCATCTGTGCAGAGGATCTCCTTCACCGCTTTCCTGGCAGTGTTAATGTTCGTTTCAGGATTCTTCTACACCGTCTATATCTCCTCGTCTCCTACTTCCATCACGTGGCTCAGCTACCTCTTCTTCCTGGGTTTCTCCCTCGCCTTGGTGGTGAACGTGATCACGTGGGTTAAGATCTATCTGAGCGAGGGTGTGACCCTAGGTTACGGGTTGCTTGTCCCATCTATAGCGTTGTCAGCGGACGTAGTCCTCGGTGCACCGATCCTGCCTCCCTTCTCTTATGTCCTGAAGGACGTCACGTTAATATACGCAGTCATGCTCTTTTCCTTGGGGATAACAACGCTGCAGTTCGTCTTCCTAGGCAGTGCTTCCCTGATGTCCCACATCCAGGGGAACAGAGCGTTCCCCACAGTCATGATACCCTTAGGGGCTGCGAGCATAATAGGCATAAACGTACTCTCATTCCCCGCGTATAATTACCTGGGCTTCGTGGACGTCCCCACTAAGGTAGCCATTGGGATAGGGATATCCCTCTTCGGGTTCGAGGTCTGGAACCTGGTGTTGGGCTTCATCATAGCCCTGAGGAGGGTGAGGGATCCCCCGTCGCTCATGTCATGGGCATACGTCTTCCCGGTGGGTATATCAATGTTCTCTGCATTCATGCTTTACCAGGAGACCGGATTCCCGTTCTTCTCGTGGTTCATAGCAGCGCTCAACTTAGGGGTAGTGGGACTTTACTCCTTCTCCGTCATGAACACGGTGAGGCTCGTGAGGAGGGGGCTAAAGAGCTCACAGAGAAGGTAGAGCCAGATCCCCGTGATAAGTTATCTCAAGGAGATATGATCTCCGAGGCTTAATTAATATCTTTTCCTCTTCCCACTAGATCTGAAAAAGAAAAGCAGAAGAGCAGATAGTACCGTTGAAGACATTATTTTTCCCTTTTTTAACACACTTTACGATCTCTCTATATATTTGTATTATCTTTACAGAGGATAGACTATTTGTAGAAGTGCGAAAAGTGTTTTATATGAAGGAGAGAGAGTAGAGTTCATGAATAAATGGGTCGTTGTGTCTATAGTTGGTGTAGTGATCCTAGTCATAGGGATAGGCTTAGCTATTTACGGAGCGGATTCGTTTGGCGGGGCAGTGAGTTCCTCGTTAAATGACCTCAAGATCAAGCCCTTCACTACCCTGACCCCAGGGGGAGAAGAGCAGATAAGTGTGCCTGCGAACAGTTACGATCTCCTGCTTTACAACTCCACCATGCCTTTACAACTCAAGGACGTGAACGTGACATACGCAGCAGGGATATACGAGGCAGCTATCGCGACTAAGAGCGCACCCGTCAACTATTACTTGGTGAACAACAACTCTGTACCGGTAGAGGTGAAATACGTCTTAACACCGGTGGACTTAACTCAACTAGAGATGGCTAGTGTTGGGATTTTGCTCCTCTTCGCAGGCTTCATAATTGCCATCGCAGGGGGCGTGATAGCCATCATCTCCCGCTTCAGGAAGAAGAGGAGCACAGATTTCGGTCAACCCCCCACCGTGCCTTGAAGCTGGAGTCGACAGACACCGAGACGGACTTTTCATTTTACGGATCCAT
This genomic interval carries:
- a CDS encoding LapA family protein; this encodes MNKWVVVSIVGVVILVIGIGLAIYGADSFGGAVSSSLNDLKIKPFTTLTPGGEEQISVPANSYDLLLYNSTMPLQLKDVNVTYAAGIYEAAIATKSAPVNYYLVNNNSVPVEVKYVLTPVDLTQLEMASVGILLLFAGFIIAIAGGVIAIISRFRKKRSTDFGQPPTVP
- a CDS encoding MFS transporter gives rise to the protein MADIKYDVMDNARVASFHKRLTVLAALGPFTDAFNEFGASVSLVAVGPLFHLSALMLSIVVAGYWVGVAGGAIVGGLLSDKLGRKQLFVYDTIGMAIFALLSAASVDGISFFVFRFLLGAFIGIDYAAAVPLVSEYAPADTRGRLLSLEKVFFMLGTIATVGIGLAFTALVGTVLAWRFDFIIAAIPPIVLFVLRRKMPESLRWAVERGDKTKVERVVEGLKKCGLAPEINMDSVTPKGYSVVQSVKTFFGKNYRRQVAYIFWIGAGYALIINLVSVYSSKFLQDLGASSTESLIGTLTIDILGTFGVILTVFAADKIGRRMLGTLGFGLTAIPAGVLLVAYVNHFLSIPLVIGMFSLFFFINVGLVGTLQYVPAAEVFPTSLRGLSVGWEKLFEFGLALPALSLYAVLGTEDTLLYETVMAVIAGVIYYLLSLETKQMTLEEIQDRYVGGGISYANNPNAPKPENFNRNLGRFNDSDNSENNSENKP